Within the Synechococcales cyanobacterium CNB genome, the region GGTTGGCGATGCAGTATGCTCCCCGCCGCACCGGCGAATCCGCCCGGAGGGTCTCGATGAGCGGTTCCGACCTTCACCTCCCCCAGATGCGCGGCATGGGCAAGACGTCGCGGACGGACGCCTGGTGGCTCCAGCCGGGGGCAGTTCTGCTCGGCCTGACGGCGTTCATCGTCTATACGACGTGGGCGGCGCTGCAGGGGCAGCACTACTTCTACGACGGTGACGGGGCGCACTACCTCTCGCCGTTCTACTCGCCCTTGCTCTTCGGACAGGAGAACGAACCGCGCGTGTTCGCGGCGACGCACCCGAGTTGGTGGCCGGGCTGGCTGCCGTTCTCGCCTGCGATGCTGATCCTGATCGGGCCGGCGGGGATGCGGTTCACATGCTACTACTACCGCGGCGCGTACTACAAGGCATTCTGGGGCGATCCGCCGGCGTGCGCCGTCGGCGAGCCGGGGTTCCGCGGCAAGCGGTACCGGGGTGAGCGGAGGTTTCCGTTGGTGATGCAGAACGCGCACCGGTACTTCTTCTATCCCGCGGCGATCTTTGTCGTCATCCTCGCG harbors:
- a CDS encoding succinate dehydrogenase codes for the protein MSGSDLHLPQMRGMGKTSRTDAWWLQPGAVLLGLTAFIVYTTWAALQGQHYFYDGDGAHYLSPFYSPLLFGQENEPRVFAATHPSWWPGWLPFSPAMLILIGPAGMRFTCYYYRGAYYKAFWGDPPACAVGEPGFRGKRYRGERRFPLVMQNAHRYFFYPAAIFVVILAFDAFKALWFTTADGMGSEFGVGVGTIMLALNAILLGGYTFGCHCARHLVGGRRDTLSDAPIRRSCYTCVSWLNRKHMAWAWVSLIWVALTDVYVRLLCTGVITDFRII